A region of Cellulophaga sp. RHA19 DNA encodes the following proteins:
- a CDS encoding RagB/SusD family nutrient uptake outer membrane protein, protein MKKYIIIIVLIAAGVFQSCSDYLEETNPNFLSSDTYWRTLEESESNLTSLYGGMLDHNILGLEEEFYRTDLAHPGPRNNPTGAYLPWYQHRLTFDNPIVQKRWDSKYRVIWRANQVIEGLNSMTDDLKSKKRWTEQMAQARFFRGLMHFYLHSTFNEGKIIIRESAPKSNAEYSKALSTSEEVIAFFTEDLEYAYNNLPLQMEPKSRVDAGAAATILGTSCLYRGEYDKASTYFNDIINNVRGDYGYELEQDISKMFTTAGEFNSESIFEINYANDQQLEDGFFNEESFNNRLARRTAPTARHAEEKLAIGGQAQLLPSAWLTYAYSTEPMDTQDPRNYIDGDITGTLKTIPLRASQTIAVVNDELSEYYGYVAPQTTTFGNTRFSNYKKYTNHIGHITEFETSTSPWKSGRNIVVNRLSGVYLMQAECMLNAGNVSGALNLVNQIRQRWGLQLLGMPDGSAHDFDGVTYSSSSLMEHLMYKEYPLELSLEGFSTRTIDLRRWGVTLERFQDLSTQVFSVADYTYIRTNGKEAVRKQSLLQTGNGPKKFSEYIDAASAWSAGQTGYFDIPQGETLNNNKLNN, encoded by the coding sequence ATGAAAAAGTATATAATTATAATCGTATTAATTGCGGCAGGAGTTTTTCAATCCTGTTCAGATTATCTAGAAGAAACCAATCCAAATTTTTTATCTTCAGATACATATTGGAGAACTCTAGAGGAGTCAGAGTCTAACCTTACATCTTTATACGGCGGTATGTTAGACCATAACATACTAGGTTTAGAAGAGGAATTTTATCGTACAGATTTGGCACATCCAGGACCTAGAAATAATCCAACTGGTGCTTATTTGCCTTGGTACCAACATCGTTTAACTTTTGATAATCCTATTGTTCAAAAAAGATGGGATTCTAAATACAGAGTAATTTGGAGGGCTAACCAAGTTATAGAGGGTTTAAACTCTATGACAGATGATCTTAAATCTAAAAAAAGATGGACAGAACAAATGGCACAAGCACGTTTTTTTAGAGGTTTAATGCATTTTTACCTGCACTCAACTTTTAATGAAGGAAAAATTATTATTAGAGAGTCTGCACCAAAATCAAATGCAGAGTACTCTAAAGCATTATCTACATCAGAAGAAGTAATAGCTTTTTTTACTGAAGATTTAGAGTATGCTTATAATAACTTACCATTGCAAATGGAACCTAAATCTAGAGTAGATGCTGGTGCAGCTGCAACTATATTGGGAACTAGTTGTTTGTATAGGGGAGAGTATGATAAAGCAAGTACTTATTTTAACGACATTATTAACAATGTAAGAGGTGATTATGGGTATGAGTTAGAGCAAGATATTTCTAAAATGTTTACCACTGCTGGTGAGTTTAACTCAGAATCTATTTTTGAAATTAACTATGCAAATGATCAACAATTAGAAGATGGCTTTTTTAATGAAGAATCTTTTAATAACAGATTGGCACGTAGAACAGCGCCAACAGCTAGGCACGCAGAAGAAAAATTAGCTATAGGCGGACAAGCACAGTTGTTGCCTTCTGCTTGGTTAACATATGCGTATTCTACAGAACCTATGGACACACAAGATCCTAGAAATTACATAGATGGCGATATTACTGGTACGCTTAAAACTATACCTTTAAGAGCGTCACAGACCATTGCTGTGGTTAATGATGAACTATCAGAATACTACGGTTATGTAGCACCACAAACTACAACTTTTGGTAACACAAGATTTTCTAATTATAAAAAATATACCAATCATATAGGGCATATAACCGAGTTTGAAACCTCTACTTCTCCTTGGAAATCTGGTAGAAACATAGTTGTTAACCGTTTGTCTGGAGTGTATTTAATGCAAGCAGAATGTATGCTAAATGCAGGTAACGTAAGCGGAGCATTAAATTTAGTTAATCAAATACGTCAACGTTGGGGATTACAATTGTTGGGTATGCCAGATGGCAGTGCGCACGATTTTGATGGTGTTACATATTCATCATCATCTTTAATGGAGCATTTAATGTATAAAGAATATCCTTTAGAGTTGTCTTTAGAAGGTTTTTCTACAAGGACTATAGATTTACGTCGTTGGGGAGTTACGTTAGAAAGATTTCAGGATTTAAGTACACAAGTATTTTCTGTAGCAGATTACACATATATTAGAACTAATGGTAAGGAAGCTGTTCGTAAACAAAGTTTATTGCAAACAGGTAATGGCCCTAAAAAATTCTCAGAGTATATAGATGCTGCATCGGCTTGGTCTGCTGGTCAAACAGGTTATTTTGATATTCCTCAAGGCGAAACACTTAACAATAATAAGCTTAACAACTAA
- a CDS encoding arylsulfatase yields MRFIKSSLYVVSASLLFLACKETKKQPEATVVKEEAVQPKPNIIYILADDLGYGDLSSYGQVNFKTPNIDKLAERGIKFTQHYTGSAVCAPSRSSLMTGLHTGHTPIRGNRELKGQEGQEPIPASSVTIAEVLKEAGYTNGAFGKWGLGYIGSTGDPIKQGFDDFYGYNCQRMAHRYYPPHLWKNEEKVLLEGNDYTNMVTYAPDLIQEETLKFLEDNKDKPFFAYVPLVLPHAELMAPKDSIFKKYDGKFKEVPHTTKESYTSDYGADINPTEYSSQDKPYAMYASMVDRLDVYVGQIVAKVEELGIADNTIIMFASDNGPHKEGGANPAYFNSGGGLKGEKRDLYEGGIRTPFIAVWPNKIKAGTTTNMVSAFWDILPTVADITETTIPVEVDGISLVPTLLDQGEQKQHKYLYWEFNIQKGRKAVRKGDWKGVWYKMNAAKQGKFELYNLATDPKEEHNVASANLNLVAELKQIMKDSHTESELFPFK; encoded by the coding sequence ATGAGATTTATAAAGAGTAGCCTGTATGTTGTTTCTGCCTCATTGCTTTTTTTAGCTTGTAAAGAAACAAAAAAGCAACCTGAAGCAACAGTTGTAAAAGAAGAAGCCGTACAACCAAAACCTAATATTATTTACATTTTGGCAGATGATTTAGGGTATGGTGATTTAAGTAGTTATGGTCAGGTAAATTTTAAAACACCTAACATAGATAAGTTAGCAGAAAGGGGTATAAAGTTTACACAACACTATACCGGTTCTGCGGTATGTGCACCGTCTAGATCTTCTTTAATGACAGGTCTGCACACTGGGCACACTCCTATTAGAGGTAATAGAGAATTAAAGGGGCAAGAAGGCCAGGAGCCCATACCAGCTTCTAGCGTTACCATAGCTGAGGTTTTAAAAGAAGCAGGCTATACTAATGGTGCTTTTGGTAAATGGGGGTTGGGTTATATAGGTTCTACAGGAGACCCTATAAAGCAAGGTTTTGATGACTTTTATGGGTACAATTGTCAGCGTATGGCACACCGTTACTATCCGCCTCATTTATGGAAAAATGAAGAAAAAGTACTTTTAGAGGGTAATGATTATACCAATATGGTAACCTATGCACCAGACCTTATACAAGAAGAAACTTTAAAGTTTTTAGAGGACAATAAAGACAAACCATTTTTTGCTTATGTACCTTTAGTTTTGCCACACGCAGAGTTAATGGCTCCTAAAGATTCTATTTTTAAAAAGTACGATGGTAAGTTTAAAGAAGTACCACATACCACTAAAGAAAGTTACACATCAGATTATGGTGCAGATATAAACCCAACAGAATATAGCTCACAAGACAAGCCATATGCAATGTATGCATCTATGGTAGATAGGTTAGATGTGTATGTAGGGCAAATTGTAGCTAAGGTAGAAGAACTAGGTATTGCAGACAATACAATTATTATGTTTGCTAGTGACAATGGTCCACACAAAGAAGGTGGTGCAAATCCGGCTTATTTTAATAGTGGAGGCGGATTAAAAGGTGAAAAAAGAGATTTGTATGAAGGTGGTATACGTACTCCTTTTATAGCAGTTTGGCCTAACAAAATTAAAGCAGGTACAACCACAAATATGGTTTCTGCTTTTTGGGATATTTTACCAACAGTAGCAGATATCACAGAAACTACAATTCCGGTAGAGGTAGATGGTATTTCTTTAGTACCAACATTACTAGACCAAGGCGAGCAAAAACAACATAAGTATTTGTATTGGGAATTTAATATTCAAAAAGGTAGAAAAGCAGTAAGAAAAGGCGATTGGAAAGGTGTTTGGTATAAAATGAATGCAGCAAAACAAGGTAAGTTTGAGCTGTATAATTTAGCTACAGACCCTAAAGAAGAACACAATGTTGCTTCTGCAAACTTAAATTTAGTTGCAGAGTTAAAACAAATAATGAAAGATTCTCATACCGAGTCGGAGTTGTTTCCGTTTAAGTAA
- a CDS encoding bifunctional 4-hydroxy-2-oxoglutarate aldolase/2-dehydro-3-deoxy-phosphogluconate aldolase: MAQYSRIEVFNIMNETGLVPLFYHSDVDLAKNILKACYNGGARLMEFTARGDFAFEVFSELNKYAIKELPGMVLGVGSVTDAAAASLYMQMGANFIVTPSFREDIAIACNRRKVMWSPGCGSLKEINTAEELGCEVVKLFPGATYGADFVKAIKGPQPWTNVMPTGGVTTEEDNLAAWFNAGVTCVGIGSKLISKDIIANKDYKGLEATVKQTIAVIKKLKKK; the protein is encoded by the coding sequence ATGGCACAATATAGCAGAATAGAAGTTTTTAATATAATGAATGAAACCGGTTTGGTACCCCTATTTTACCATTCTGATGTAGATTTAGCAAAAAACATTTTAAAGGCCTGTTACAATGGAGGTGCGCGTTTAATGGAATTTACCGCACGTGGAGATTTTGCTTTTGAAGTATTTTCTGAGTTAAACAAATACGCCATAAAAGAATTACCAGGTATGGTACTAGGTGTAGGCTCTGTAACAGATGCAGCAGCAGCCTCTTTGTATATGCAAATGGGAGCCAATTTTATAGTAACACCATCTTTTAGAGAAGACATTGCCATAGCCTGTAACAGGCGTAAAGTAATGTGGTCTCCTGGATGTGGTTCTTTAAAAGAAATAAACACTGCAGAAGAATTAGGCTGTGAGGTAGTAAAACTATTTCCTGGTGCAACCTACGGAGCAGATTTTGTAAAAGCCATAAAAGGCCCACAACCGTGGACAAACGTTATGCCAACAGGTGGTGTAACCACAGAAGAAGATAATTTAGCAGCTTGGTTTAATGCAGGTGTTACTTGCGTTGGTATAGGCTCTAAATTAATAAGTAAAGACATTATAGCTAATAAAGATTATAAAGGTTTAGAAGCTACCGTAAAACAAACTATAGCAGTAATTAAAAAGCTGAAGAAAAAATAA
- a CDS encoding sugar kinase: protein MSKVVTFGEIMLRLSTQRHLRFSQANNFTATYGGGEFNVAVSVANYGLEAEFVTRLPENDLGNTALMEIKKRNVQTNNIVFGGERLGVYFLETGAGTRGSKVVYDRADSAMATITTGTINWEEVFKDATVFHWSGVTPAVSQTAADVCLEAVKAASKMGVFITSDLNYRAKLWQYGKEPKDIMPELLSYSNVILGDLDTAFFMSGLAQENPDYNNKESLPSLYNKLFKLYPNLEKVATTLRYSISASHQQIGGILYDNGALYSAAIKDVTPVVDRVGSGDAFMGGLIYGLLNKEYNAQQAVDFAVAACCLKHTIAGDINLVTVDEVEKLMSGDASGKVAR, encoded by the coding sequence ATGAGTAAAGTAGTCACCTTTGGAGAAATTATGTTGCGTTTGTCTACGCAAAGACATTTGCGCTTTTCGCAAGCAAATAATTTTACAGCTACGTATGGCGGTGGCGAGTTTAATGTTGCTGTATCTGTAGCTAACTATGGTTTAGAGGCTGAGTTTGTTACACGTTTACCAGAGAACGATTTAGGTAACACAGCACTAATGGAGATTAAAAAACGAAATGTACAAACCAATAACATAGTTTTTGGTGGTGAGCGTTTGGGTGTTTATTTTTTAGAAACAGGTGCGGGTACTAGAGGTAGTAAGGTAGTGTATGATAGGGCAGATAGTGCAATGGCAACTATTACCACTGGTACTATAAACTGGGAAGAGGTTTTTAAAGACGCTACCGTTTTTCATTGGAGTGGTGTAACACCAGCAGTATCGCAAACGGCAGCAGATGTGTGTTTAGAAGCGGTAAAAGCTGCTAGTAAAATGGGAGTTTTTATAACATCAGACCTTAATTACAGAGCAAAATTGTGGCAATATGGTAAAGAGCCAAAAGATATTATGCCAGAGCTGTTATCTTACAGTAATGTTATATTGGGAGATTTAGACACCGCATTTTTTATGTCGGGCTTAGCACAAGAAAATCCAGATTATAATAACAAAGAATCCTTACCTAGCTTGTATAATAAATTGTTTAAATTGTATCCTAATTTAGAAAAAGTAGCCACAACATTACGCTACTCTATAAGTGCATCTCACCAGCAAATTGGTGGTATTTTGTATGATAATGGAGCGCTTTATAGCGCTGCAATTAAAGATGTTACACCAGTTGTAGATAGGGTAGGTAGCGGAGATGCTTTTATGGGAGGTTTAATTTATGGCCTACTAAATAAGGAGTATAACGCACAACAAGCAGTAGATTTTGCAGTAGCAGCCTGTTGTTTAAAGCATACCATTGCCGGAGACATTAATTTGGTAACAGTAGATGAGGTAGAAAAACTAATGAGTGGCGATGCCTCTGGTAAAGTAGCACGCTAA
- a CDS encoding class I SAM-dependent DNA methyltransferase: MALSWNEIKDRALKFSNEWAEETKERAEKDSFWNDFFNVFGISRRRVATFEEPVKKLSGNQGFIDLFWKGTLLVEHKSKGKNLDKAFEQATDYFPGLKEHELPKYILVSDFDKIKLFDLDERTEHEFHVSELYKNVKLFGFIAGYQKRTFKEEDPVNIKAAELMGKLHDQLEEFGYEGHHLEVYLVRLLFILFADDTSIFEKDIFKEFLDQKTNEDGSDLGALMAQFFQVLNTPKEKRLKNLDDHLNQFPYVNGKLFEEFLPIASFNSKMRSILLEASALDWGKISPAIFGSLFQSVMNPEERRNLGAHYTSEKNIFKLIKPLFLDELREEFEKVKSSSKKLKEFHHKLSTLKFLDPACGSGNFLIITYRELRLLEIEILRELFKKGEQVLDISSILWLDVDQFYGIEYDEFAAKIAEVAMWLIDHQMNMRVSEEFGQYFARLPLKKAAKIVHANSLQIKWEDIVTKTELSYIIGNPPFYGKQYQTKEQRDDLKIVFSTVKGAGVLDYVAAWYYIASQYVQNTNIKVAFVSTNSVTQGEQVSILWNELLNRFNVKIHFAHTTFNWTNEAKGKAAVHCVIVGFANFDTKTKYLFTYLDIKGEPDVRLVKNINPYLVEAKDLVISKRTKPLIDIPKIFKGNQPTEGGFLLLNKEEKEELENKYSNISNLIKPVVSGREFLNNIPRWCFWLVDVSPKEIKKYSELLNRIENVKKMRLESSFAPTRELANYPTLFRDLKNPDTFIVIPATTSERRKYIPFGFFDNTHIPLNSVYIVPSGTIYNFGVLMSQMHMSWVKYTCGRLKSDFRYSKDLVYNNYPWPKEVSEKNKKKVEEKAQKVLDVRTVFPDSSLADLYDPLTMPPKLIKAHSELDKAVDLCYRPQAFTNETTRIEYLFDLYNQYTEPLLNEKKTKKKK; the protein is encoded by the coding sequence ATGGCATTAAGCTGGAACGAGATAAAAGATAGAGCGTTAAAATTCTCAAATGAATGGGCAGAAGAAACGAAAGAAAGAGCTGAAAAAGACAGTTTTTGGAATGACTTTTTTAATGTTTTTGGAATATCACGCAGACGAGTTGCAACATTTGAAGAGCCTGTCAAAAAATTAAGTGGAAATCAAGGATTTATTGACCTTTTTTGGAAAGGTACTTTACTTGTTGAGCATAAATCAAAGGGGAAAAATTTAGACAAAGCTTTTGAGCAAGCAACTGATTATTTTCCGGGACTAAAAGAACACGAATTACCAAAATACATTTTAGTTTCAGATTTTGACAAAATCAAACTTTTTGACCTAGATGAAAGAACAGAACACGAATTTCACGTTTCTGAACTTTATAAAAATGTAAAACTATTTGGCTTCATTGCAGGTTATCAAAAGAGAACTTTTAAAGAAGAAGACCCAGTAAATATAAAAGCAGCTGAATTAATGGGAAAACTTCACGACCAACTCGAAGAGTTTGGCTATGAAGGTCATCATTTAGAAGTATATTTAGTTCGATTGCTTTTTATTCTGTTCGCAGATGATACAAGTATTTTTGAAAAAGATATTTTCAAGGAGTTTTTAGACCAAAAAACAAATGAAGACGGTAGTGATTTAGGAGCATTAATGGCTCAGTTTTTCCAAGTCTTAAATACACCAAAAGAAAAACGACTTAAAAATTTAGACGACCATTTAAATCAATTTCCTTATGTAAATGGTAAATTATTCGAAGAATTTTTACCTATTGCGTCTTTCAATTCTAAAATGCGTAGCATTTTATTAGAAGCATCAGCTTTGGATTGGGGAAAAATATCGCCCGCAATTTTCGGTTCACTTTTTCAAAGTGTAATGAATCCAGAAGAACGAAGAAATTTAGGAGCTCATTATACTTCAGAGAAAAATATTTTCAAACTTATAAAACCTCTTTTTCTTGACGAGTTAAGAGAAGAATTTGAAAAGGTAAAATCAAGTTCTAAAAAACTTAAAGAATTTCATCATAAATTATCGACTTTAAAATTTCTTGACCCAGCTTGTGGAAGTGGAAATTTCTTAATTATTACTTACAGAGAATTAAGACTTTTAGAAATTGAAATTTTACGTGAGCTATTTAAAAAAGGAGAACAAGTTTTAGATATTTCTTCTATTTTATGGCTGGATGTTGACCAATTTTATGGTATTGAATATGATGAATTTGCAGCAAAAATAGCCGAAGTTGCAATGTGGTTAATCGACCATCAAATGAATATGCGCGTTTCAGAAGAATTTGGACAATACTTTGCGCGTTTACCATTAAAAAAAGCGGCTAAAATTGTACACGCAAATTCTTTGCAAATAAAATGGGAAGATATAGTTACTAAAACTGAACTTTCTTATATCATTGGAAATCCACCATTTTACGGTAAACAGTATCAAACTAAAGAACAAAGAGATGACTTAAAAATAGTCTTTAGTACTGTAAAAGGTGCTGGTGTCTTGGATTACGTAGCTGCTTGGTATTACATAGCCTCACAATACGTTCAAAATACCAATATTAAAGTAGCATTTGTTTCAACGAATTCTGTTACACAAGGAGAGCAAGTAAGTATATTATGGAATGAGTTATTAAATAGATTCAATGTTAAAATCCATTTTGCGCATACAACTTTCAATTGGACAAACGAAGCTAAAGGAAAAGCAGCTGTACACTGTGTAATAGTTGGCTTTGCAAATTTTGACACCAAAACCAAATATCTTTTTACTTATCTAGATATTAAGGGTGAACCTGACGTTAGATTAGTAAAGAACATAAATCCATATTTAGTTGAAGCTAAGGACTTAGTTATATCGAAAAGAACTAAACCTTTAATAGACATACCAAAGATATTTAAAGGTAATCAACCAACTGAAGGAGGTTTTTTGTTATTAAATAAGGAAGAAAAAGAGGAATTAGAAAATAAATATTCAAATATTTCTAACCTAATTAAACCAGTTGTAAGTGGTCGAGAATTTTTAAACAATATTCCAAGGTGGTGCTTTTGGTTAGTGGATGTTTCGCCTAAAGAAATAAAAAAATATTCTGAGCTGTTAAATCGAATTGAGAATGTAAAAAAGATGAGACTTGAAAGTAGTTTTGCACCTACCAGAGAATTAGCCAATTACCCAACGCTATTTAGAGATTTAAAAAATCCTGATACTTTTATTGTAATTCCTGCAACAACTTCTGAAAGAAGGAAATATATTCCTTTTGGTTTTTTCGATAATACTCACATACCTTTAAATAGCGTATATATTGTGCCAAGTGGAACTATATATAATTTTGGAGTTCTTATGTCTCAAATGCATATGTCTTGGGTTAAATATACTTGTGGTCGTTTAAAAAGTGATTTTAGATATTCAAAAGATTTAGTTTATAATAATTATCCTTGGCCAAAAGAAGTAAGCGAAAAAAACAAAAAGAAAGTTGAGGAAAAAGCTCAAAAAGTTTTAGATGTAAGAACAGTATTTCCTGATAGTAGTTTAGCAGATTTGTACGACCCGTTAACAATGCCACCAAAGTTAATAAAAGCACATTCGGAATTAGACAAAGCAGTTGATTTATGCTATAGACCACAAGCTTTCACAAATGAAACTACTCGAATCGAATATTTATTTGACTTGTACAATCAATATACAGAACCATTATTGAATGAAAAGAAAACGAAGAAAAAGAAATAA
- a CDS encoding sulfatase family protein, producing the protein MKKALNLIALSFALVAFSCKEKPKEEKNVVVEENKEVKPNVVVIYLDDLGYGDISSYGATELSTPNIDALASGGIKFTNGYASSATCTPSRYALLTGMYPWRNKDAKILPGTAPLLISTEQQTLPKMLKNQGYQTAIVGKWHLGLGTGNVNWNERVSPGPNEVGFDDAYILAATQDRVPTVYINNGNVVGLDPKDPIEVNYKTNFEGEPTAIDNPEMVDMKWHHGHNNSIVNGIGRIGFMKGGEAAKWSDVDMADHFLAKAQDYVKTHKNSPFFLYYAMQQPHVPRTPHPRFAGTSGLGPRGDVILEADWCIGEFVKTLKEEGLLENTLIVFSSDNGPVLNDGYYDDAVEKIGKHDPKGGLRGGKYSLFEAGTRVPFITYWKDHIKPGVSDAIVCQMDLLASLATLTGTKEATTDSKDLMQTFLGETDKGRNNLVIEATSRTALRSGNWLMIPPYKGKTYQEKVDIETGSSPDFQLYNLKEDKAQQNNLAKANPEKLQEMVTEFEAIRGKEYKNIQQLKLR; encoded by the coding sequence ATGAAAAAAGCTCTTAACCTAATAGCTCTTTCTTTTGCATTGGTTGCATTTAGTTGTAAAGAAAAACCCAAAGAGGAGAAAAATGTTGTTGTAGAAGAAAACAAAGAAGTAAAGCCTAATGTTGTTGTTATTTATTTAGATGATTTAGGATATGGTGACATTAGCTCATACGGAGCAACAGAATTAAGCACGCCAAATATAGATGCTTTAGCCTCTGGAGGCATAAAGTTTACTAACGGTTACGCTTCTTCTGCAACTTGTACACCTAGTAGGTATGCTTTATTAACAGGTATGTATCCTTGGCGTAATAAAGATGCAAAAATATTACCTGGTACTGCACCATTGTTAATTAGCACAGAACAACAAACACTGCCTAAAATGCTTAAAAATCAAGGATACCAAACGGCAATAGTCGGTAAGTGGCATTTAGGTTTAGGTACAGGAAATGTAAATTGGAATGAGCGTGTTTCTCCAGGACCTAATGAAGTTGGTTTTGATGATGCTTACATTTTAGCAGCAACACAAGACCGTGTGCCAACGGTTTATATAAATAATGGTAATGTTGTTGGTTTAGATCCTAAAGACCCAATAGAGGTAAATTACAAAACTAATTTTGAGGGGGAACCAACTGCTATAGATAATCCAGAAATGGTAGATATGAAATGGCACCACGGCCACAATAATAGTATTGTAAATGGTATTGGTAGAATTGGATTTATGAAAGGTGGCGAGGCTGCAAAATGGAGTGATGTGGATATGGCAGATCACTTTTTAGCTAAAGCACAAGATTATGTAAAAACACATAAAAACTCTCCGTTCTTTTTATACTATGCAATGCAGCAACCACACGTACCACGTACACCACATCCTCGTTTTGCAGGTACATCTGGTTTAGGTCCAAGAGGAGATGTTATTTTAGAAGCAGATTGGTGTATTGGCGAGTTTGTAAAAACATTAAAAGAAGAAGGGCTTTTAGAAAATACTTTAATTGTTTTTTCTAGTGATAATGGTCCTGTTTTAAATGATGGGTATTATGATGATGCTGTAGAAAAAATAGGAAAACACGACCCAAAAGGAGGTTTAAGAGGAGGTAAGTATAGTTTATTTGAGGCAGGTACACGTGTTCCTTTTATTACTTATTGGAAAGACCATATAAAACCTGGAGTATCTGACGCTATTGTTTGTCAAATGGATTTATTAGCTTCTTTAGCAACATTAACTGGTACAAAAGAAGCAACAACAGATAGTAAAGACTTAATGCAAACGTTTTTAGGAGAAACAGATAAGGGGAGAAATAATTTAGTGATAGAGGCAACCTCTAGAACTGCATTACGCAGTGGAAATTGGTTAATGATACCTCCTTACAAAGGCAAAACTTACCAAGAAAAAGTTGATATAGAAACAGGTAGTAGTCCAGATTTTCAGTTGTACAATTTAAAAGAAGACAAGGCACAACAAAACAATTTAGCAAAAGCTAATCCAGAAAAGTTACAAGAAATGGTTACTGAGTTTGAAGCTATTCGTGGTAAAGAATACAAAAATATACAACAACTTAAACTTAGGTAA
- a CDS encoding LacI family DNA-binding transcriptional regulator has protein sequence MSNKKTTLKDIAGKLNISTAAVSKALRNDSRISKKTKEAVKKIAKDLDYQPNNLASALRSGKSNLVGVMVPSTNSSYFSSVLQNIEEVLNSKGYNVIVTQSNESYTKECNNIDTLLFTQVDGIIASMANETVNLDFFEKIKTKGIPLILFDRGENDLNVDYIGINDYDSSHMIVDHLVQQGRKNIAHIGGFKHTRIFNNRIRGYVDALQKHKLTLFDDYVSESNLKIEDGRAQMKKLLALKNPPDAVYAASDYAALGALQVLKEEDIAVPKTIALVGFGNEPFTTMVTPTITTVDQHSAEIGKIAAQTFLEYADKKTATQQLNKKILEAKLIVRESS, from the coding sequence TTGTCAAACAAAAAAACCACCCTTAAAGATATTGCTGGTAAGCTAAACATATCTACCGCTGCTGTTAGTAAGGCTTTACGTAATGATTCTCGTATTAGTAAAAAGACAAAAGAGGCTGTAAAAAAAATAGCAAAAGATTTAGATTACCAACCAAATAACCTTGCTAGTGCCCTACGTAGTGGTAAAAGTAATTTGGTGGGTGTTATGGTACCAAGCACAAATAGCTCTTACTTTTCATCGGTTTTACAAAATATAGAAGAGGTTTTAAATAGTAAAGGCTATAATGTAATTGTAACACAGTCTAACGAGTCTTACACTAAAGAATGTAATAATATAGATACGCTACTTTTTACACAGGTAGATGGCATTATTGCGTCTATGGCAAATGAAACGGTAAACTTAGATTTTTTTGAAAAAATAAAAACCAAAGGCATACCACTTATTTTGTTTGATAGAGGTGAAAATGATTTAAATGTAGATTATATTGGTATAAACGATTATGATAGTAGCCATATGATTGTTGACCATTTGGTACAACAAGGCCGTAAAAATATTGCTCATATAGGCGGATTTAAACACACACGTATTTTTAACAACAGAATTAGAGGTTATGTTGATGCTTTGCAAAAACACAAACTTACTTTGTTTGATGATTATGTGAGTGAAAGTAACCTTAAAATTGAAGATGGCAGAGCACAAATGAAAAAGTTGCTAGCACTTAAAAACCCACCAGATGCTGTATATGCTGCTAGTGATTATGCCGCTCTTGGTGCTTTGCAAGTTTTAAAAGAAGAAGATATTGCAGTACCCAAAACTATTGCGCTTGTTGGTTTTGGTAACGAACCCTTTACCACAATGGTTACACCAACTATTACAACTGTAGACCAGCATAGTGCAGAAATTGGTAAAATTGCTGCACAAACCTTTTTAGAATATGCAGACAAAAAAACAGCTACACAGCAATTAAATAAAAAGATATTAGAGGCTAAGCTTATTGTTAGAGAATCGTCCTAA